Proteins encoded by one window of Rhodamnia argentea isolate NSW1041297 chromosome 6, ASM2092103v1, whole genome shotgun sequence:
- the LOC115726052 gene encoding pentatricopeptide repeat-containing protein At2g37310, with amino-acid sequence MRITKALGSIASNTVDGHIGHALRSLKPVAARGVDGGAFGRLLQYCTDHQLPRQAKQLHARIVSSSVVPDNFLASKLITFYARSNRLREARKVFDEIPHKNIFSWNALLIGYTLQSRFADALRLFSSLVFSCSADARPDFYTVSCILKALSSSFCDTKLAREVHCFVLRSGFDSDIFVLNALVTFYTRCDEAGLARIVFDRMPERDIVSWNSMIAGYSQCGYYKECKELYREMLKLGLRPNGVTVVSVLQACGQSQDLIFGMEVHKFVIDHQVEVDISLYNAIIGCYAKCGSLDYARELFEEMDEKDEVTYGAIVSGYMVHGFVDKAMGIFQGMKFRGLSTWNAVLSGLVQNNHHDEVLDLFREMLDSGIRPNTVTLSSILPTCSFFSYLKGGKEIHAYSFKRSYDQNTYVSTAIIDTYAKSGFLAGAQLVFDHLKGRSLIVWTAIISAYAAHGDATTALSLFNTMQTHRIQPDPVTITAVLSACSHNGLVDAAWKIFNEMLPNYGIKPLVEHYACMVGVLSRAKRLSEAAEFIRMMPIQPSSKVWGALLNGASVSGDVELGEFACDHLFEIEPENTGNYVIMANLYSQAGRWEEADRVRGKMKNIGLKKIAGNSWIEIDGGLRSFIARDASSDKHEEIYDVLEGLLGPSREEGYVYKEEMDEESL; translated from the coding sequence ATGAGGATCACAAAGGCACTGGGCAGCATCGCATCAAACACCGTCGATGGCCACATTGGACATGCCTTGCGAAGCCTTAAACCGGTCGCCGCACGTGGGGTCGACGGTGGCGCTTTCGGTCGCCTGCTTCAGTACTGCACCGACCACCAGCTGCCCCGCCAAGCCAAGCAGCTCCACGCTCGCATCGTCTCGTCTTCCGTCGTTCCCGACAACTTCCTCGCTTCGAAACTCATCACCTTCTACGCGAGATCGAACCGCCTCCGCGAAGCCCGCAAGGTATTTGACGAAATTCCCCACAAGAACATCTTCTCTTGGAACGCTTTGCTCATCGGGTATACGCTCCAGAGTAGATTCGCTGACGCCCTGAGGCTGTTTTCTTCATTGGTATTCTCTTGCTCCGCGGATGCCAGGCCTGATTTCTACACCGTATCGTGTATTTTAAAGGCATTGTCGTCATCGTTTTGTGATACCAAGCTGGCCAGGGAAGTGCACTGCTTTGTTCTGAGAAGTGGGTTCGACTCTGATATCTTCGTATTGAATGCATTGGTCACATTTTACACGAGGTGTGATGAAGCGGGCTTGGCGAGAATTGTGTTCGATAGGATGCCCGAGAGAGATATCGTGTCGTGGAACTCCATGATTGCCGGGTACTCTCAGTGTGGGTACTACAAGGAGTGTAAAGAACTGTACAGGGAAATGCTGAAATTAGGATTGAGACCCAATGGAGTAACAGTTGTAAGTGTATTGCAGGCCTGTGGCCAGTCACAGGATCTGATTTTTGGCATGGAAGTGCATAAGTTTGTGATAGACCACCAAGTGGAGGTTGATATTTCTCTTTACAATGCAATAATCGGGTGCTATGCGAAATGTGGAAGCCTAGATTATGCAAGGGAGTTGTTTGAGGAAATGGATGAGAAGGATGAAGTCACGTACGGGGCAATTGTTTCGGGATACATGGTTCATGGGTTTGTTGACAAAGCAATGGGAATTTTCCAAGGGATGAAATTCCGTGGTTTGAGTACGTGGAATGCTGTTCTTTCAGGTTTAGTTCAGAACAACCATCACGACGAGGTTTTGGATTTGTTTCGCGAAATGCTGGACTCCGGTATTAGACCCAATACTGTGACACTTTCGAGCATCCTTCCTActtgttcatttttttcgtACTTGAAGGGAGGAAAAGAAATACATGCTTACTCTTTTAAGAGAAGTTATGATCAGAATACTTATGTTAGTACCGCCATTATTGACACCTATGCAAAGTCGGGGTTCCTTGCTGGGGCCCAACTGGTGTTTGATCATCTAAAAGGTAGGAGCTTGATTGTGTGGACAGCTATAATATCGGCCTATGCAGCTCATGGAGATGCTACAACGGCTCTCAGCCTGTTCAACACCATGCAGACTCATAGGATCCAACCAGATCCAGTAACAATTACAGCAGTTTTATCGGCTTGTTCCCACAATGGACTTGTAGATGCAgcatggaaaattttcaatgaaatgtTGCCAAACTATGGAATTAAGCCCTTGGTTGAGCACTATGCTTGCATGGTTGGTGTTCTAAGCCGAGCAAAAAGACTATCTGAAGCAGCAGAATTTATTCGCATGATGCCAATCCAACCAAGTTCCAAAGTATGGGGTGCATTGCTCAATGGGGCTTCCGTATCTGGTGATGTTGAGCTTGGCGAGTTTGCTTGTGATCACTTATTTGAGATTGAGCCCGAGAACACTGGGAATTATGTTATCATGGCAAATTTATATTCACAAGCCGGGAGATGGGAAGAAGCGGATAGAGTCAGGGGGAAGATGAAGAACATAGGATTGAAGAAGATTGCAGGCAATAGCTGGATAGAAATTGATGGAGGGCTAAGAAGTTTCATTGCAAGAGATGCATCAAGTGATAAACATGAAGAGATTTACGACGTTTTGGAAGGACTGCTTGGGCCATCAAGAGAAGAAGGGTATGTTTACAAGGAAGAGATGGATGAGGAGTCTCTTTAG